A DNA window from Hevea brasiliensis isolate MT/VB/25A 57/8 chromosome 2, ASM3005281v1, whole genome shotgun sequence contains the following coding sequences:
- the LOC110673822 gene encoding protein PSK SIMULATOR 2: MGGVCSGGTKGKHDKVAAQKNPGFSGKLNSIKSFSKHKENFHSFTNNNDDNFGKTTTPQRYNSGELLLSFSRELKPSTPARGGAAKDGQKSSFIGKAGTVSLEKAVDVLDTLGSSMSNLNARSGFISGMASRGNRISILSFEVANTIAKGANLFQSLSEENVQLLKKEILHSEGVQQLVSTDMKELLILAAADKREEFDVFAKEVIRFGDLCKDPQWHNLGRYFTKLDSDYSDDKQSRAEAETTMQELTTLAQHTSELYHELHALDRFEQDYQQKLEEVESLHLPKKGESLTILQSELKQQRKLVRSLKKKSLWSKNMEEIMEKLLDIVTYLHQAILDAFGNNGVRPASKEPEKNPERLGPAGLALHYANVINQIDTITSRPTSLPPNTRDNLYHGLPISIKTALRSQLQMVDPKEEFTVAQVKAEMEKTLEWLVPLAANTNKAHQGFGWVGEWANTGNEFGKNSTAQNNLIRLQTLYHADKQKTDTYILELVTWLHRLINLVRHRDHGFKAMPVRSPTQKGLDFHAKMQRALSANYGTTTYSIQLSQEDRDLLDKVSWRRLVPEISKSQDFSKANKRRKVLGSSRSTGSSPVREIGSRKRLQHPNKLDIIDGLHSTSTSSINYS; this comes from the exons ATGGGAGGAGTTTGTTCTGGAGGGACGAAAGGAAAGCATGATAAAGTTGCAGCACAGAAAAATCCTGGGTTTTCTGGGAAGCTAAACTCAATTAAGAGCTTTAGCAAGCATAAAGAGAATTTTCATTCCTTTACTAATAACAATGATGATAATTTTGGCAAGACTACCACTCCGCAGAGGTATAATTCCGGTGAGCTGTTATTGTCTTTCTCAAGAGAACTTAAGCCGTCAACGCCTGCTAGGGGAGGGGCTGCCAAG GATGGCCAGAAGAGTTCATTTATAGGGAAAGCTGGCACTGTGAGCTTGGAGAAAGCAGTTGACGTTTTAGACACTCTTGGAAGTAGCATGTCAAATCTGAATGCCCGGAGTGGTTTTATCTCCGGCATGGCTTCTAGAGGGAACAGAATATCAATATTGTCATTTGAAGTAGCCAACACAATAGCCAAAGGTGCAAACTTGTTTCAATCGCTTTCAGAAGAAAATGTTCAGTTGCTGAAGAAAGAAATATTACATTCGGAAGGGGTACAACAATTGGTTTCCACAGATATGAAAGAGTTGCTAATTCTTGCTGCTGCTGATAAAAG GGAGGAATTTGATGTATTTGCAAAGGAAGTAATTCGGTTTGGAGATCTATGTAAAGACCCACAATGGCACAACCTGGGTCGATATTTTACAAA ATTAGATTCAGATTATTCCGATGATAAACAATCTAGAGCAGAGGCAGAAACCACAATGCAAGAGTTGACTACTTTGGCCCAACATACCTCT GAATTATATCATGAATTGCATGCTTTGGACAGATTTGAACAAGATTACCAGCAGAAGCTTGAAGAAGTGGAGTCCTTACATCTCCCCAAAAAAG GAGAGAGTCTCACGATTTTACAAAGTGAGCTAAAACAACAAAGAAAGCTTGTGAGGAGCTTGAAAAAGAAATCCCTGTGGTCTAAAAATATGGAGGAG ATCATGGAGAAGCTTCTTGATATAGTTACCTACTTGCACCAAGCTATCTTAGATGCATTTGGAAACAATG GTGTCAGACCAGCCAGTAAGGAGCCTGAAAAGAATCCTGAAAGGCTAGGTCCAGCTGGTCTTGCTCTGCACTATGCTAATGTTATTAACCAGATTGATACCATT ACATCTCGTCCCACCTCCCTTCCTCCTAATACAAGGGACAATTTGTATCATGGGTTGCCAATCAGTATTAAGACAGCTCTACGTTCCCAACTACAGATGGTTGACCCTAAGGAAGAG TTCACAGTAGCTCAGGTGAAAGCTGAAATGGAAAAGACTCTTGAGTGGCTTGTACCCCTTGCCGCTAACACAAACAA AGCACATCAAGGTTTTGGGTGGGTTGGAGAATGGGCAAATACTGG aaatgaatttggcaaGAACTCAACTGCACAAAATAACCTGATCCGCCTCCAGACACTTTACCATGCTGATAAGCAGAAGACTGACACATACATTCTTGAATTGGTGACATGGCTTCATCGTTTGATAAACTTAGTAAGACATAGAGATCATGGTTTCAAAGCAATGCCGGTTCGATCTCCGACTCAAAAGGGACTAGATTTCCACGCCAAGATGCAACGAGCTTTATCCGCAAACTATGGTACTACAACCTATAGCATTCAACTTTCTCAAGAAGACAGAGATTTATTAGACAAGGTGTCCTGGAGGAGATTGGTTCCAGAAATAAGCAAGAGTCAGGATTTTTCCAAAGCCAATAAAAGAAGGAAAGTGTTGGGATCTAGCAGGAGCACAGGAAGTTCTCCAGTAAGGGAGATTGGTTCCAGAAAAAGGTTACAACACCCAAATAAATTGGACATTATTGATGGCTTGCATTCCACTTCCACATCATCAATTAATTATAGCTAG
- the LOC110673759 gene encoding peptidyl-prolyl cis-trans isomerase, which translates to MANPRVFFDMTIGGASAGRIVMELFADTTPRTAENFRALCTGEKGIGRSRKALHYKGSSFHRVIPGFMCQGGDFTAGNGTEGESIYGAKFADENFIKKHAGPGILSMANAGPGTNGSQFFICTAKTEWLDGKHVVFGRVVEGMDVVKSIEKAGSSSGRTSKPVVISDCGQLA; encoded by the coding sequence ATGGCAAATCCTAGGGTCTTCTTCGACATGACCATCGGTGGTGCTTCGGCTGGCCGGATCGTGATGGAGCTATTTGCAGATACTACGCCACGAACGGCTGAGAATTTCAGGGCTCTCTGCACTGGAGAGAAAGGGATTGGACGCAGCCGCAAGGCGTTGCACTACAAGGGATCTAGTTTCCACCGAGTGATCCCTGGATTCATGTGCCAGGGAGGCGATTTCACTGCCGGAAACGGAACGGAAGGGGAATCTATCTACGGAGCAAAGTTCGCCGATGAGAATTTCATTAAGAAGCACGCGGGACCAGGGATCTTGTCGATGGCTAATGCAGGGCCTGGGACGAATGGTTCGCAGTTTTTTATATGCACGGCAAAGACAGAGTGGCTGGACGGAAAGCACGTGGTGTTTGGGAGAGTGGTGGAAGGGATGGATGTAGTGAAGTCCATTGAGAAGGCTGGATCTTCCTCTGGAAGGACCTCGAAGCCCGTTGTTATTAGTGATTGTGGGCAGCTTGCTTGA